A DNA window from Arachis duranensis cultivar V14167 chromosome 3, aradu.V14167.gnm2.J7QH, whole genome shotgun sequence contains the following coding sequences:
- the LOC127745552 gene encoding uncharacterized protein LOC127745552: MEAAVANDKEKAERRVDEPESQLEMRATKGQKKSTSKKLDFSHLQSTFDSISHRTNSTPTTLEVQPNIPPQQPENKKRKELLTMPTAEKVKNGVQGGKSTQGLKKSKPTNMEADELTRKLEAIRKMNKGVSTSLSQERSCPSSTQLTINKGQQQNVQLTDEETQTGQDDTTLPSPETTPQNESAMLEQEISTKGKRMPGVKATTIDKFLKENRIDVEIEGPSTELSEDGEESMALDKNYYQHVMEDIDDEEGEPKKKKTRGKTTCKEIYARTMEQREEITFDLGQPVGPTDQSVSNLTSFVGTIGRNKRFVSLLYTSWHAVPPKAKKFMWDYVNTKFLLPDSGEKWVIQAIRDAWKRFKGKIKQKHFVPYDNIEDMVKNRPPQVPESGFIKLIYYWSHPLIQSISQRNKQHKENVKFPHRMGPINFGRVRVAMRATKETKEEPKRFEMFIATRTSRKRKKVDKETQTAVEDFQHRQAAGETEEEAFEALFGKEQPGRIRLYGRSVTKTDLKKYVEINEIKNQHKEEVSSLKDKLGHMEAQQQKQEAKQQKQDEEIHGLRNKIKLLLQRSEPGMRPEELEALLQDAQQSPIDANSGHG, translated from the exons ATGGAAGCTGCAGTTGCTAATGACAAGGAGAAAGCTGAGCGACGGGTGGATGAACCTGAAAGTCAATTGGAAATGCGTGCAACCAAAGGACAGAAGAAATCCACGTCAAAGAAGTTGGATTTTAGTCATCTGCAAAGCACATTCGACTCTATTAGTCATAGGACTAACTCCACGCCTACAACCTTGGAAGTACAGCCAAACATTCCACCGCAACagccagaaaataaaaagagaaaggaGCTATTGACTATGCCTACTGCTGAGAAAGTAAAAAATGGAGTGCAGGGTGGAAAATCAACACAAGGCTTGAAGAAGTCTAAGCCTACAAACATGGAGGCAGATGAACTTACAAGGAAGCTCGAAGCAATTCGTAAAATGAACAAGGGCGTGTCAACAAGTCTAAGCCAAGAGCGGAGTTGTCCAAGTTCTACTCAACTCACAATCAACAAAGGGCAGCAGCAGAATGTTCAACTCACAGATGAAGAGACTCAAACAGGGCAAGATGACACAACTTTGCCTTCTCCTGAAACTACCCCACAAAATGAAAGTGCAATGTTGGAGCAAGAAATATCAACAAAGGGTAAGAGGATGCCAGGAGTAAAGGCTACAACAATTGACAAATTCTTAAAGGAAAATAGGATAGATGTGgaaattgaaggaccaagcactgAACTAAGTGAGGACGGGGAAGAAAGCATGGCACTTGATAAAAACTATTATCAACATGTGATGGAGGACattgatgatgaagaag GAGagccaaagaagaagaaaacccgTGGAAAAACAACTTGCAAGGAGATTTATGCAAGGACTATGGAACAGCGAGAAGAAATCACTTTTGATCTTGGACAGCCCGTAGGACCAACCGACCAAAGTGTTTCTAATTTAACTAGTTTTGTTGGCACTATTGGTAGAAATAAAAGATTCGTTAGTCTTTTGTACACTAGTTGGCATGCTGTTCCTCCTAAAGCTAAGAAGTTCATGTGGGACTATGTTAAC ACCAAGTTTCTCCTCCCAGACAGTGGAGAAAAGTGGGTAATACAAGCGATTCGAGATGCTTGGAAGCGGTTCAAAGGAAAGATTAAGCAAAAGCACTTCGTTCCCTATGATAATATTGAAGATATGGTGAAGAATCGACCCCCACAAGTACCAGAAAGTGGTTTCATAAAATTGATCTATTATTGGAGTCATCCTCTAATCCAG TCAATAAGTCAAAGGAACAAGCAACACAAGGAAAATGTGAAGTTTCCACATCGCATGGGGCCTATCAATTTCGGAAGAGTACGAGTGGCTATG CGAGCaacaaaggaaacaaaggaGGAACCAAAAAGGTTTGAGATGTTCATTGCTACCCGAACAAGTCGGAAGAGGAAAAAAGTGGATAAGGAAACACAAACTGCTGTT GAAGACTTCCAACACCGCCAAGCTGCTGGTGAAACAGAAGAGGAAGCATTTGAGGCCTTATTTGGGAAAGAACAACCAGGTCGGATAAGGTTGTATGGAAGATCCGTGACAAAgactgatttaaaaaaatatgttgaaATTAATGAAATCAAGAATCAGCACAAAGAGGAAGTATCCAGTCTGAAGGATAAACTTGGACACATGGAGGCCCAACAGCAAAAACAAGAGGCCAAACAGCAAAAACAAGACGAAGAGATTCATGGGTTGCGAAATAAGATCAAGTTATTACTGCAGCGATCGGAACCTGGAATGAGGCCAGAAGAACTAGAAGCTTTATTGCAAGACGCCCAACAATCTCCTATTGATGCGAATAGCGGCCATGGATAA